From the Salvelinus fontinalis isolate EN_2023a chromosome 35, ASM2944872v1, whole genome shotgun sequence genome, one window contains:
- the csrp3 gene encoding cysteine and glycine-rich protein 3, with the protein MPNWGGGAKCAACEKTVYHAEEIQCNGRSFHKTCFICMACRKGLDSTTVAAHESEIYCKSCYGKKYGPKGYGYGQGAGALSSDPPGQNLDLQSQDSKPRPTSTNSNSSKFAHRFGNSDRCQRCSKAVYAAEKIMGAGKPWHKTCFRCLLCGKSLESTTVTDKDGELYCKVCYAKNFGPKGKGLGNMGMVEDGE; encoded by the exons ATGCCAAACTGGGGCGGCGGGGCCAAGTGTGCGGCCTGTGAAAAGACTGTGTACCACGCTGAGGAGATCCAATGCAACGGGAGGAGCTTCCACAAGACCTGCTTCATCTGCA TGGCCTGCAGGAAAGGACTGGACAGTACAACAGTCGCAGCGCATGAGTCAGAGATCTATTGCAAGTCCTGCTACGGCAAGAAGTATGGGCCAAAAGGCTACGGGTACGGCCAGGGAGCTGGAGCCCTAAGTTCAGACCCCCCTGGACAGAACCTGGACCTGCAATCTCAAGA CTCAAAGCCTCGCCCCACATCCACAAACTCCAACTCCAGTAAGTTTGCGCATAGGTTTGGAAATTCAGATCGCTGCCAAAGATGTTCGAAGGCTGTCTACGCAGCAGAGAAGATCATGGGGGCAGGAAAG CCTTGGCATAAAACCTGCTTCCGCTGTTTGCTGTGTGGAAAGAGCCTGGAGTCTACCACAGTGACAGACAAGGATGGGGAACTCTACTGTAAAG TTTGCTACGCCAAGAACTTCGGGCCGAAAGGAAAAGGGCTGGGGAACATGGGAATGGTGGAAGACGGAGAATGA